The nucleotide window ATAATCGCCAAGCAACACGACCAGATCTTCAGGCTGCGGATCAACCTCTCCCAGGATCGCATCAAGCGCCGTCAAGCAGCCGTGGATATCTCCGATCGCAAGCGTCCGCATGTAAAGGCTTCCGACTGATTTCACTCGCCAGATCGGCAAATGGCAACGCCCGTTCGGCCACCAACCGCTGCCGCCGGGCCCAGCCAATATAACCGACATTGGAGAGAGCGTACCTCGCCTCGGCAGCACACACCGGCGAATCCATATTCAGAAAAAGTGTCTTGGTCGAATGACCGACGTGCCGGGAGACACACGTCGCCGGCGCGCCCGTCTCATCTGCGTCACCGGCTCCTTCCTTATCGCTGCGGGGGCTCGCGAGCAGATTGATCGTCTGCCGCTCGGATCGCGGCTTGTACTCGGTGCGACGCCAGAACACTATGTGGATCGCCCGGTGCTCCTGCGGTAGGCGAACCAATTGCAATTCGCCGCAGAATCCGGTGGCCCCGGTTCCGATGGCCCCGGCTGCGCGAGGTCCGACCGGCGATGTGACCGACGCGGGCCGGACGGCACACAAGATCACCGGCAGCCAAAGCCCGTGTAGAATGGGCCACTGTGGCGCGAACGCGATCGGCTAACAACGTGTCCAAATGAACGAGCACTCCATGCGTCTCGACAGGCAGATGTGCAGATGAGCGCGAAAAGACAAACCTACTCCCAGCCACAGAAGAAGAAGGTCAGGCAGATCGTACTGCGCCACGCCGTCCGGTCCCTCACGGAGGAGCGCACAAGCAGCACGCTGGTGCCAGTTGGCAGGTTCGACAGCCTCGCCCGGTATTGCGTGCATTTCGCTCGGGAGTATCTGAAGCTGGATCTGTCCGAGCCGATGGCGGCCCTGCAGCAGCACTGGGCGGTGGTGTACGCGTCGCGTGTGGGGGCGCGCGATCCGAGTAACCTCAAAGTGCTGTTCTTATGTGGGCCGGACCCGCTCAATGATCTCGATGAGTTGTTCGCGCTCGGGATAGCGCCGGAGAACGTGTGGGCGGTCGAGGCGGATGAGCAGGCGTTTAAGGCCGCCGCCAAGCAACTCCACAACGGCGGTTGGCCGATCAAGCTTCATCAAGGCTCGCTGCACGAGTTCCTCGCAGTCGTGCCCGAGCAGTTCGACGTGGTGTATTTCGACGCATGCGGCCCGTTGTTTGGCGGGAAGCCCAAGACGAGCACTGTACTGCGCGAGCTATTCCTGAATCAGCGTTTGGGCCCGCTCTCGGTTCTGATTACCAACTTCGCGGCAACGCCACGCGACACGGAGGACGAATGGATCACACGGCTTCACGCCTGGTATGCTCCGCGCTACTTTCAGCCTGCCTGGGGCGAGATCGACGGCGCGATGGCGATCGAGCGGATCGGTAAACCTGCGGAGTTCCATGCCCACCTCAAACAGCACCTCGAGGGTTACTACAGCGACTTCGTGACGAGGTTCACGATCGAATTCGCCAGTGAACTCTTGCCGTGGTGGCGCGTCCGGGCACTGAAGGGAGCTAGGAGGGCTTACTTCGCGCCCGATGCAAAGCTGGCATGTGCAATCGAAGCGTCCATTGCGGACGGCCAGATTGTCACCGTGGACGGCCAGCCTTCGCTTGGCATCCTGCTGGATTCAACAGGCCACTGCCAACTTTCGCCTGATCAATACCAGTTCCTGTGGACCGTCGCGTTGGCAAGGGATCATCTAAATGGCAATGATGCCCTATTGGAAATACTGACCAAGGACACGCTGGAGGACGCGAAACTTTGCGACGCCATCAACGCAGTATCGTTGGTGAGGAACTACTTCGAGAGCATCGGCGGTGGCTTCGCGCAGCACAACAGCGACGCGTGCAGCGATGCGCTCCGCGAGGTCCTAGACCACTTCCGGTGGTTCGACTCCCCAGGCACTCCTGCCTACCAACTGTTCTGCGACACGCCGCTGCCAAATCTTGCCATCGACCTTTTGATGGGGGTCTATGGCTACCCCTACCACGTCAATCTGCAGAAGCTCAAGAGGATCGAATACACGGCGAAAATTACTCCGATGTACACCGACGTGTTCGTCCTGGACCAGTGCCGGTACATGTATGATTTGGTGCCGACTCTTGCTATGTTCGGCGACGCACTTCCTCTCACGCTCCAGCTCCAACTCCGGATCTGCATGAACCTGATCCGGCTACATACGCATGAGTCGTGCAGAGACCTGTACCGAGGCTCGGCACTCGCCGGCATGGAGGTGGAAGGGTTCAACATTCACGGCTGGCC belongs to Pirellulales bacterium and includes:
- a CDS encoding class I SAM-dependent methyltransferase, encoding MSAKRQTYSQPQKKKVRQIVLRHAVRSLTEERTSSTLVPVGRFDSLARYCVHFAREYLKLDLSEPMAALQQHWAVVYASRVGARDPSNLKVLFLCGPDPLNDLDELFALGIAPENVWAVEADEQAFKAAAKQLHNGGWPIKLHQGSLHEFLAVVPEQFDVVYFDACGPLFGGKPKTSTVLRELFLNQRLGPLSVLITNFAATPRDTEDEWITRLHAWYAPRYFQPAWGEIDGAMAIERIGKPAEFHAHLKQHLEGYYSDFVTRFTIEFASELLPWWRVRALKGARRAYFAPDAKLACAIEASIADGQIVTVDGQPSLGILLDSTGHCQLSPDQYQFLWTVALARDHLNGNDALLEILTKDTLEDAKLCDAINAVSLVRNYFESIGGGFAQHNSDACSDALREVLDHFRWFDSPGTPAYQLFCDTPLPNLAIDLLMGVYGYPYHVNLQKLKRIEYTAKITPMYTDVFVLDQCRYMYDLVPTLAMFGDALPLTLQLQLRICMNLIRLHTHESCRDLYRGSALAGMEVEGFNIHGWPDRVVLK